From the genome of Bosea sp. Tri-49, one region includes:
- a CDS encoding SDR family oxidoreductase, with product MMALKDKVAIVTGASSGIGRAAAKLFAAEGARLVITARRQSELDTLIGEIKAEGGEVIAVAGDIREEALAQRLVETATERFGGLDIAFNNAGTVGDLGPVAEMSLATWHQLIETNLTSAFLGAKYQAPALETRGGGSLIFTASFVGYTAGLAGMSAYAASKAGQIGLVKALAAELGGKRIRVNALLPGGTDTPASITNDPTSGPEVTAFVEGIHALKRMAQPEEIARAALFLASDASSFVTGTAFLADGGVSIQRG from the coding sequence ATGATGGCACTGAAGGACAAGGTCGCGATCGTCACCGGCGCGAGCTCCGGCATCGGAAGGGCGGCGGCAAAACTGTTCGCGGCCGAGGGCGCCAGGCTCGTGATCACGGCGCGGCGGCAGAGCGAGCTCGATACGCTCATCGGCGAGATCAAGGCGGAAGGCGGCGAAGTGATCGCTGTCGCCGGCGACATTCGCGAGGAGGCCTTGGCGCAGCGCCTGGTCGAAACGGCGACCGAGCGCTTCGGCGGGCTCGATATCGCCTTCAACAATGCCGGCACGGTCGGCGATCTCGGACCGGTCGCCGAGATGTCGCTGGCGACTTGGCACCAGCTGATCGAGACCAACCTGACCAGCGCCTTCCTCGGCGCGAAGTATCAGGCGCCGGCGCTCGAGACCCGCGGCGGCGGCTCGCTGATCTTCACCGCGAGCTTCGTCGGCTACACTGCCGGGCTCGCCGGAATGTCGGCCTATGCGGCGAGCAAGGCCGGGCAGATCGGCCTCGTGAAGGCGCTCGCGGCCGAGCTCGGCGGCAAGCGCATCCGCGTCAACGCCCTGCTGCCGGGCGGCACCGACACGCCGGCGAGCATCACCAACGATCCGACCTCCGGTCCCGAGGTCACCGCCTTCGTCGAGGGCATCCATGCGCTGAAGCGGATGGCGCAGCCGGAGGAGATCGCCCGCGCCGCGCTGTTTCTCGCCTCGGACGCGTCGAGCTTCGTCACCGGCACGGCCTTCCTCGCCGATGGCGGCGTCTCGATCCAGCGCGGCTAA
- a CDS encoding BMP family lipoprotein — protein sequence MQLKSLALALAGVALSAIAAMAQTAIKPAIVYDKGGKFDKSFNEGVFVGAEKFKAETGVEFRDFEPTNDAQIEQALRRFARDGHSPIIAVGFSQATALQKVAAEFPNLKFTIIDMVVELPNVQSVVFKEHEASYLVGLIASLASKTGKVGFVGGMDIPLIRKFACGYVQGVKAGKKDAEIFQNMTGSTPAAWNDPVKGGELAKSQIDRGADVIYHAAGGTGIGVLRAAADAGKLGIGVDSNQNMLHPGKVLTSMLKRVDVATYTSFKEARDGTWKPGVSVLGLKEDGVGWALDDNNKALITPEIKATADKARADIIAGTVKVHDYMSDSKCTM from the coding sequence ATGCAACTGAAATCTCTCGCGCTCGCTTTGGCGGGCGTCGCCCTTTCGGCCATAGCGGCCATGGCCCAGACCGCGATCAAGCCGGCGATCGTCTATGACAAGGGCGGCAAATTCGACAAATCCTTCAATGAGGGCGTCTTCGTCGGGGCCGAGAAGTTCAAGGCCGAGACCGGCGTCGAGTTCCGCGATTTCGAGCCGACCAATGACGCCCAGATCGAGCAGGCGCTGCGCCGTTTCGCTCGCGACGGCCATTCGCCGATCATCGCCGTCGGCTTCTCGCAGGCGACCGCGCTGCAGAAGGTCGCGGCCGAGTTCCCGAACCTGAAGTTCACCATCATCGACATGGTCGTCGAATTGCCGAACGTGCAGTCCGTCGTCTTCAAGGAGCATGAGGCCTCCTATCTCGTCGGCCTCATCGCCAGCCTCGCCTCGAAGACCGGCAAGGTCGGTTTCGTCGGCGGCATGGACATCCCGCTGATCCGCAAATTCGCCTGCGGCTATGTCCAGGGCGTCAAGGCCGGCAAGAAGGACGCCGAGATCTTCCAGAACATGACCGGCTCGACTCCGGCCGCCTGGAACGACCCGGTCAAGGGCGGTGAGCTCGCCAAGTCGCAGATCGATCGCGGCGCCGACGTGATCTACCACGCCGCAGGCGGCACCGGCATCGGCGTGCTGCGCGCCGCAGCGGACGCCGGCAAGCTCGGCATCGGCGTCGACTCGAACCAGAACATGCTCCATCCCGGCAAGGTGCTGACCTCGATGCTGAAGCGCGTCGACGTCGCCACCTACACCTCGTTCAAGGAGGCGCGCGACGGCACCTGGAAGCCGGGCGTCTCGGTGCTCGGGCTGAAGGAGGACGGCGTCGGCTGGGCGCTCGACGACAACAACAAGGCGCTGATCACGCCCGAGATCAAGGCCACCGCCGACAAGGCGCGGGCCGACATCATCGCCGGCACCGTCAAGGTCCACGACTACATGTCGGATTCCAAGTGCACGATGTGA
- a CDS encoding ABC transporter ATP-binding protein: MTSPPPAIELIGISKAFGPVKANKDVSLSVAAGSIHGIVGENGAGKSTLMSILYGFYEADTGEIRVRGEPHRIRSSSDAIAAGIGMVHQHFMLVEPLSVVENIVLGAEGGALLKGGIAKARAELARLSQEYGLAIDPDAIVGELSVGLQQRVEILKALYRGAQILILDEPTAVLTPAEADQLFELLKALKAQGKTVILITHKLREIMAVTDRVSVMRRGEMVAHVETTRTSPAELAEAMVGRRVLLRVEKTPRKRGAPVLEAAGLSVIDERGCETLRDASLTLHEGEIVGIAGIAGNGQSELLDVLAGLIQPTRGVIRLGGQILNAADRNPANLRRLGLMHIPEDRLRTGLVTAFAAAENAILGYHDDPAFGRGPFLSPTLVEQHARAGMQDYDVRPVDPALKTAKFSGGNQQKIVLAREIERAPKVLLVGQPTRGVDIGAIEFIHRRLIALRDQGVAILLVSVELEEVMALSDRILALCGGQITGEREAVATDERDLGLLMAGVSERAA, translated from the coding sequence GTGACGAGCCCGCCCCCTGCCATCGAGCTGATCGGCATCAGCAAGGCGTTCGGCCCGGTCAAGGCCAACAAGGACGTGTCGCTTTCGGTCGCCGCCGGCTCGATCCACGGCATCGTCGGGGAGAACGGCGCCGGCAAGTCGACGCTGATGTCGATCCTCTATGGCTTCTACGAGGCCGATACCGGCGAGATTCGGGTCCGTGGGGAACCGCACCGGATCCGCTCCTCCTCGGATGCGATCGCCGCGGGGATCGGCATGGTCCACCAGCATTTCATGCTGGTCGAGCCGCTGTCGGTCGTCGAGAACATCGTGCTCGGCGCCGAGGGCGGGGCGCTGCTCAAGGGTGGCATCGCCAAGGCGCGGGCGGAACTGGCACGGCTTTCCCAGGAATACGGGCTCGCCATCGATCCCGACGCGATCGTCGGCGAGCTCTCGGTCGGCTTGCAGCAGCGCGTCGAGATCCTGAAGGCGCTCTATCGGGGCGCGCAGATACTGATCCTGGATGAGCCGACCGCGGTGCTGACCCCGGCCGAGGCCGACCAGCTCTTCGAACTGCTCAAGGCCCTGAAAGCGCAGGGCAAGACGGTGATCCTGATCACCCACAAGCTGCGCGAGATCATGGCGGTGACCGACCGCGTCTCGGTGATGCGGCGCGGCGAGATGGTCGCGCATGTCGAGACGACCAGGACGTCACCGGCCGAACTCGCCGAGGCGATGGTCGGCCGGCGCGTGCTGCTGCGCGTCGAGAAGACGCCGCGAAAGCGCGGTGCGCCGGTGCTGGAGGCGGCCGGCCTCTCCGTGATCGACGAGCGCGGCTGCGAGACCTTGCGCGACGCCAGCCTCACTTTGCACGAAGGCGAGATCGTCGGCATCGCCGGCATCGCCGGCAACGGCCAAAGCGAATTGCTCGACGTCCTCGCAGGACTGATCCAGCCGACGCGCGGGGTGATCCGGCTCGGCGGCCAGATCCTCAACGCCGCCGACCGCAACCCAGCCAATCTGCGCCGGCTCGGGCTGATGCATATCCCCGAGGATCGCCTGAGGACCGGCCTCGTCACCGCCTTCGCCGCAGCCGAGAACGCGATCCTCGGCTATCATGACGATCCGGCTTTCGGGCGAGGCCCCTTCCTGTCGCCGACCCTCGTCGAGCAGCATGCCCGGGCCGGCATGCAGGATTACGATGTCCGCCCGGTCGACCCGGCCTTGAAGACGGCGAAGTTCTCCGGTGGCAACCAGCAGAAGATCGTGCTCGCCCGCGAGATCGAGCGGGCGCCGAAGGTGCTGCTGGTCGGCCAGCCGACGCGCGGCGTCGATATCGGCGCGATCGAATTCATTCATCGCCGCCTGATCGCCCTACGCGATCAGGGTGTCGCGATCCTGCTCGTCTCGGTCGAGCTCGAGGAGGTGATGGCGCTCTCCGACCGCATTCTCGCGCTCTGCGGCGGCCAGATCACCGGGGAGCGCGAGGCGGTGGCGACCGACGAGCGCGATCTCGGCCTGCTGATGGCCGGCGTCAGCGAGCGCGCGGCATGA
- a CDS encoding ABC transporter permease codes for MSAAPIELPRWADTALVPLVSVAAALVVAGLVVLSIGESPLEATALLLKGSLGSLEGLGFTLYYTTNFIFTGLAVAVAFHAGLFNIGGEGQATIAGIFAALACLWLAPLPGILLVPLAILAAAAGGALWAFIPGYLQATRGSHVVITTIMFNFIAATLIVYLLVEVMGKAGSMQPETPDFPKQAVLTPIHELLGAFGLKLPSTPLNTSFLLALAALVAVWALIYRSRLGYAIRTVGANPRAAAYAGISPARITMVAMAISGALAGGLAVNEAMGVQHRLVLDFTAGYGFVGIAVALMGRGHPVGVGLAALLFGVLYQGGAELSFDKPTITRDMVVVIGGIVILFAGALDGLFRRLVASVLNLGRGG; via the coding sequence ATGAGCGCGGCCCCGATCGAACTTCCCCGCTGGGCCGACACCGCGCTGGTGCCGCTGGTCTCTGTCGCGGCAGCGCTCGTCGTCGCCGGGCTCGTCGTGCTCTCGATTGGCGAAAGCCCGCTGGAGGCGACGGCGCTCCTGCTCAAGGGCTCGCTCGGCAGCCTGGAGGGGCTCGGCTTCACCCTATACTACACTACCAATTTCATCTTCACCGGACTTGCCGTCGCCGTCGCCTTCCATGCCGGCCTGTTCAATATCGGCGGCGAGGGCCAGGCGACCATCGCCGGCATCTTCGCCGCGCTCGCCTGCCTCTGGCTGGCGCCGCTGCCGGGTATACTGCTGGTCCCGCTCGCCATCCTCGCCGCGGCCGCGGGCGGGGCGCTCTGGGCCTTCATACCCGGCTACCTCCAGGCGACGCGCGGCAGCCATGTCGTGATCACCACGATCATGTTCAACTTCATCGCAGCGACGCTGATCGTCTATTTGCTGGTCGAGGTCATGGGGAAAGCGGGCTCGATGCAGCCGGAGACCCCGGATTTCCCGAAGCAGGCTGTGCTGACGCCGATTCACGAGCTGCTCGGCGCCTTCGGCCTTAAACTACCCTCGACGCCGCTCAACACCTCGTTTCTGCTGGCGCTCGCCGCTCTCGTCGCGGTCTGGGCGCTGATCTATCGCTCGCGGCTCGGCTACGCGATCCGCACCGTCGGCGCCAATCCGCGCGCCGCGGCCTATGCCGGCATCTCACCAGCCCGCATTACGATGGTGGCGATGGCGATCTCGGGCGCGCTCGCCGGCGGGCTCGCGGTCAACGAAGCCATGGGCGTGCAGCACAGGCTCGTGCTCGATTTCACCGCCGGCTACGGCTTCGTCGGCATTGCGGTGGCGCTGATGGGCCGCGGCCACCCGGTCGGCGTCGGGCTCGCGGCGCTGCTCTTCGGTGTGCTCTACCAGGGTGGGGCGGAGCTCTCCTTCGACAAGCCGACCATCACGCGCGACATGGTCGTGGTGATCGGCGGCATCGTCATCCTCTTCGCCGGCGCGCTGGACGGGCTGTTCCGGCGGCTGGTGGCGAGCGTGCTCAATCTCGGGCGCGGAGGCTAG
- a CDS encoding ABC transporter permease codes for MEIVQTLAVILDSTIRLSIPLLCAALAGLWSERSGVVDIGLEGKMLIAAFASAVVAYHSGSAWAGLGAGMLAAIALSLVHGFAAITWRGNQIVSGVAINMLAVGLTAILGNAWYGQGGRTPNLEGSARFPELDLPLVGAIKGIPILGPIYDIAISGHTAPVYLAVLALVLTALTLKHTRFGLRLRAVGENPAAVDTAGVSVAGLRYAAVIICGALCGLGGTYLAVSQSAGFLPQMTAGKGFIALAAVIFANWRPWPALFACLLFGLLDAVAIRLQGVVLPGIGQVPVQAIQALPYVMTVVLLAGFIGRATPPKASGLPYVKER; via the coding sequence ATGGAGATCGTCCAGACGCTCGCCGTCATCCTGGATTCGACGATCCGCCTGTCGATCCCGCTGCTCTGCGCCGCGCTGGCCGGGCTCTGGTCGGAGCGCTCCGGCGTCGTCGACATCGGCCTCGAAGGCAAGATGCTGATCGCCGCCTTCGCCTCGGCCGTCGTCGCCTATCACAGCGGCTCGGCCTGGGCGGGCCTCGGCGCCGGCATGCTCGCCGCGATCGCGCTGTCGCTGGTGCATGGCTTCGCCGCGATCACCTGGCGCGGCAACCAGATCGTCTCCGGCGTTGCGATCAACATGCTGGCGGTCGGGCTCACCGCCATCCTCGGCAATGCCTGGTACGGGCAAGGCGGGCGCACGCCGAACCTCGAAGGATCGGCCCGCTTTCCCGAGCTCGACCTGCCTTTGGTCGGAGCGATCAAGGGCATCCCTATCCTCGGCCCGATCTACGACATCGCGATCTCCGGCCATACCGCGCCGGTCTATCTCGCGGTGCTTGCCCTGGTGCTGACGGCGCTGACGCTGAAGCATACCCGCTTCGGCCTGCGCCTGCGGGCGGTCGGCGAGAATCCCGCTGCGGTCGACACCGCTGGCGTCTCGGTCGCCGGCTTGCGCTATGCCGCGGTGATCATCTGCGGCGCGCTCTGCGGGCTCGGCGGCACCTATCTCGCGGTCTCGCAATCGGCCGGCTTTCTGCCGCAGATGACCGCCGGCAAGGGCTTCATCGCGCTCGCCGCCGTGATCTTCGCCAATTGGCGGCCCTGGCCAGCGCTCTTCGCCTGCCTGCTCTTCGGACTGCTCGATGCCGTCGCGATCCGGCTGCAGGGCGTCGTCCTGCCCGGCATCGGCCAGGTCCCGGTGCAGGCGATCCAGGCCCTGCCCTATGTGATGACAGTGGTGCTGCTCGCCGGCTTCATCGGCAGGGCGACGCCGCCGAAGGCCTCCGGCCTGCCTTATGTGAAAGAACGCTGA
- a CDS encoding cytidine deaminase, with protein sequence MSAEPDLDALFAAALAVQQKAYAPYSRFKVGAAILADDGKVYPGCNVENAAYPVGACAEAGAISAMVAGGSRAIRAIVVIGDGAELVTPCGACRQRIREFAAPETPILIAGPEGIRARFSLAELLPASFGPANLPK encoded by the coding sequence GTGTCCGCCGAACCCGATCTCGACGCGCTCTTCGCCGCGGCTCTTGCCGTGCAGCAGAAGGCCTACGCGCCGTATTCACGCTTCAAGGTCGGCGCCGCCATCCTGGCCGATGACGGCAAGGTCTATCCGGGCTGCAATGTCGAGAACGCAGCCTATCCGGTTGGCGCCTGCGCAGAGGCCGGCGCAATCTCGGCGATGGTCGCGGGTGGGTCGCGCGCGATCCGGGCAATCGTCGTCATTGGCGACGGCGCCGAACTGGTGACGCCCTGCGGTGCCTGCCGCCAGCGCATCCGCGAATTCGCCGCGCCGGAGACGCCGATCCTGATCGCCGGACCGGAGGGCATCCGCGCCCGCTTTTCGCTGGCCGAGCTGTTGCCAGCCTCGTTCGGACCGGCCAATTTGCCGAAGTGA
- a CDS encoding purine-nucleoside phosphorylase: MAADALFDQAASVLIDRGIDGGIDCAVVLGTGLGRIIDDMVDPISVPFEEIPGFPKGSVSGHAKRLSYGVLHGKRVLVFEGRAHFYETGDPAIMRVPLGMLAAFGSPPLVLTNAAGSLRPDLRPGSLALITDHINYNGPNPLVGDIGDGRFVPMIDAYDPHLRARLKKAAAASGANMGEGVYMWFSGPSFETPAEIKMAKTLGADLVGMSTVPEVILARRYGLRVAGISIVTNMGAGILGGAPSHGETRDVAATATTALRRVLRAFLSEL, encoded by the coding sequence ATGGCGGCGGATGCGCTTTTCGACCAAGCGGCATCGGTACTGATCGATCGTGGCATCGATGGCGGCATCGACTGCGCCGTCGTGCTCGGCACCGGGCTCGGACGCATCATCGACGATATGGTCGATCCGATTTCGGTGCCTTTCGAGGAAATCCCGGGCTTTCCCAAGGGCTCTGTCTCGGGCCACGCCAAGCGGCTGAGCTATGGCGTGCTGCACGGCAAGCGCGTGCTGGTCTTCGAGGGGCGCGCGCACTTCTACGAGACCGGCGACCCCGCCATCATGCGCGTGCCGCTCGGCATGCTCGCCGCTTTCGGCTCGCCGCCGCTGGTGCTGACCAATGCCGCGGGCTCGCTGCGGCCCGATCTCAGGCCCGGTAGCCTCGCTTTGATCACCGACCACATCAACTACAACGGCCCGAACCCGCTGGTTGGCGATATCGGCGACGGCCGCTTCGTGCCGATGATCGACGCTTATGACCCGCATCTGCGCGCCCGCCTGAAGAAGGCCGCCGCCGCCAGTGGCGCCAATATGGGCGAGGGCGTCTATATGTGGTTCTCCGGACCGAGCTTCGAGACGCCTGCCGAGATCAAGATGGCCAAGACCCTCGGCGCCGACCTCGTCGGCATGTCGACCGTGCCGGAGGTGATCCTGGCGCGCCGCTACGGGCTGCGCGTCGCCGGCATCTCGATCGTCACCAATATGGGCGCCGGCATCCTCGGCGGTGCGCCCAGCCATGGCGAGACGCGCGACGTCGCGGCGACCGCGACCACGGCGCTCCGGCGCGTGCTGCGCGCCTTCCTTAGCGAGCTCTGA
- the deoC gene encoding deoxyribose-phosphate aldolase: MSDADLALRALRLLDLTDLSDQANETGALQLCARAVAAPGPVAAICIWPQFVKLARQTLKGSPVRIATVINFPAGNSNCSLIGSDITEAIADGADEIDLVLPWRAFLAGNVEIAREMVAEARGSCGDKTLKVILETGEYPDQAAVRAASDLAIAAGADFIKTSTGKTGTSATPAAARTMLEAIKVSGRAVGLKPSGGLRTLADARAYLDLADEIMEPGWATPKTFRFGASGLYGVLADIIAGTTPPERTDGAY; this comes from the coding sequence ATGTCCGACGCCGATCTCGCTTTGCGTGCGCTACGCCTGCTCGATCTGACCGATTTGTCCGATCAGGCGAACGAGACCGGCGCGCTGCAGCTCTGTGCCCGCGCCGTTGCCGCGCCCGGCCCGGTCGCGGCGATCTGCATTTGGCCGCAGTTCGTCAAGCTGGCGCGTCAGACACTCAAGGGCTCGCCGGTCAGGATCGCGACCGTGATCAATTTCCCCGCCGGCAACAGCAATTGCAGCCTGATCGGCAGCGACATCACCGAAGCGATCGCGGATGGAGCCGACGAGATCGACCTGGTGCTGCCCTGGCGCGCCTTTCTCGCCGGGAATGTCGAGATCGCGCGCGAAATGGTTGCCGAAGCACGCGGCAGCTGCGGCGACAAGACGCTCAAAGTCATCCTCGAAACCGGCGAATACCCGGATCAGGCAGCGGTGCGCGCTGCCTCCGATCTCGCCATCGCCGCCGGCGCCGACTTCATCAAGACCTCGACCGGCAAGACCGGGACCTCCGCCACGCCGGCCGCCGCCCGCACCATGCTGGAGGCGATCAAGGTCTCGGGCAGGGCGGTCGGTCTCAAGCCCTCGGGCGGTCTGCGCACGCTGGCCGATGCCAGAGCCTATCTCGACCTCGCCGACGAGATCATGGAGCCGGGCTGGGCGACGCCAAAAACCTTCCGCTTCGGCGCCAGCGGGCTCTACGGCGTGCTCGCCGACATCATCGCCGGCACCACCCCGCCCGAACGGACAGACGGAGCCTATTGA
- the deoA gene encoding thymidine phosphorylase has protein sequence MRLPQEIIAAKRDGERLSAQDIRQMIAGLTDGSVSEGQAAAFAMAIFFRDMDAEERVALTLAMRDSGTVLDWRDLPGPALDKHSTGGVGDTVSLPLAAAVAACGGYVPMISGRGLGHTGGTLDKLDAVPGYVTQPGIDLFRHVVREVGCAIIGQTADLAPADKRLYAIRDVTGTVESIPLITASILSKKLAAGLHGLAMDVKFGSGAFMRDFDKAEALAQSLTDVGNGAGLPTRALLTDMSEPLASAAGNALEVAYALDYLTGRRREPRFHEVTVALSAEMLLLGRLAATREEAIAKIEDAFASGAAAERFIHMIAALGGPADLLEHPERHLARAPIVRPVFSDRPGLVEAIDTRGIGLAVVALGGGRTRPQDEIDHAVGITELAGLGDRVGPDRPLGIIHARSEAGFDAARIRLKSAYRRGEAAVTRGPLIIPA, from the coding sequence ATGCGCCTGCCGCAGGAGATCATCGCCGCCAAGCGCGACGGCGAGCGCCTGAGCGCCCAGGACATCCGCCAGATGATCGCGGGCCTGACCGACGGCTCGGTCAGCGAGGGCCAGGCGGCCGCCTTCGCCATGGCGATCTTCTTTCGCGACATGGATGCCGAGGAGCGCGTCGCGCTGACGCTCGCCATGCGCGATTCCGGCACGGTGCTGGACTGGCGCGATCTGCCGGGCCCGGCGCTCGACAAGCACTCGACCGGCGGCGTCGGCGACACGGTCTCGCTGCCGCTCGCGGCGGCGGTCGCGGCCTGCGGCGGCTATGTCCCGATGATCTCCGGCCGCGGCCTCGGTCATACCGGCGGCACGCTCGACAAGCTCGACGCGGTGCCGGGCTATGTCACCCAGCCGGGCATCGACCTCTTCCGCCATGTCGTGCGCGAGGTCGGCTGCGCCATCATCGGCCAGACCGCCGACCTCGCCCCGGCCGACAAGCGGCTCTATGCGATCCGGGATGTGACCGGCACGGTCGAATCGATCCCGCTGATCACCGCCTCGATCCTGTCGAAGAAACTTGCCGCCGGCCTGCATGGCCTCGCCATGGACGTGAAGTTCGGCTCCGGCGCCTTCATGCGCGATTTCGACAAGGCGGAGGCGCTGGCGCAGAGCCTGACGGATGTCGGCAACGGTGCCGGCCTGCCGACACGGGCGCTGCTCACCGATATGAGCGAGCCGCTGGCCTCCGCCGCCGGCAATGCGCTCGAAGTCGCCTATGCGCTCGACTATCTGACCGGGCGCCGGCGCGAACCACGCTTCCACGAGGTCACGGTGGCGCTCTCCGCCGAGATGCTGCTGCTCGGCCGGCTGGCGGCGACGCGCGAGGAAGCGATCGCGAAGATCGAGGACGCCTTCGCCAGCGGCGCGGCGGCGGAGCGCTTCATCCATATGATTGCGGCGCTCGGTGGCCCGGCCGACCTGCTGGAGCACCCCGAACGGCATCTCGCCCGCGCTCCGATCGTGCGGCCGGTCTTCTCCGACCGGCCCGGGCTGGTCGAGGCGATCGACACGCGCGGCATCGGTCTCGCCGTGGTCGCGCTCGGCGGCGGCCGGACCCGCCCGCAGGACGAGATCGACCATGCCGTCGGCATCACCGAGCTCGCCGGCCTCGGCGACCGGGTCGGGCCGGACCGGCCACTCGGCATCATCCATGCCCGCAGCGAGGCCGGCTTCGACGCCGCCCGCATCCGCCTGAAGAGCGCCTATCGCCGCGGCGAGGCTGCTGTTACGCGTGGCCCATTGATCATCCCCGCCTAG
- a CDS encoding 2-hydroxyacid dehydrogenase has translation MSLLLAITGWHVESWRERFAALLPELPIVTLGEPFDRRAVHYVASWKHPEGSLAGLPNLAAIFSLGAGVDHLFTDSRLPEVPIARVIDPDLTTRMSEYVVLHCLMQLRQQHRYDRQQREKSWDDDRHQPAAREVRVGIMGLGELGQDAARKLQIIGFDVAGWSRSPKTIEGLATFSGEDGMAAFLARTDILVSLLPHTPETHGILNRPLLASLARNGRLGGPVLINAGRGKLQVETDILAALDAGELRAAVLDVFETEPLPQDSPLWSHPAVTVTPHNAAMSAPEAVADQIAAQIRRLEAGGELENVVDPARGY, from the coding sequence ATGAGCCTGCTTCTGGCGATCACCGGCTGGCATGTCGAGAGCTGGCGCGAGCGCTTCGCGGCACTGCTGCCCGAGCTGCCGATCGTCACGCTTGGCGAGCCCTTCGACCGGCGCGCCGTCCACTATGTCGCGAGCTGGAAGCATCCGGAGGGGAGCCTCGCCGGCCTGCCCAATCTCGCCGCGATCTTCTCGCTCGGCGCCGGTGTCGACCATCTCTTTACCGACAGCCGTTTGCCCGAAGTGCCGATCGCGCGGGTGATCGACCCCGACCTGACGACGCGGATGAGCGAATATGTCGTGCTGCACTGCCTGATGCAGCTGCGCCAGCAGCACCGCTATGATCGGCAGCAGCGCGAAAAGTCCTGGGACGACGACCGCCACCAGCCGGCCGCGCGCGAAGTGCGCGTCGGCATCATGGGGCTCGGCGAACTCGGGCAAGATGCGGCGCGCAAGCTCCAGATCATCGGCTTCGACGTCGCCGGCTGGAGCCGCTCGCCAAAGACGATCGAGGGACTTGCCACCTTCTCCGGCGAGGACGGCATGGCAGCCTTCCTCGCCCGCACCGACATTCTCGTCAGCCTGCTGCCGCACACCCCGGAGACGCACGGCATCCTGAACCGCCCGCTGCTTGCAAGCCTCGCCCGCAATGGACGGCTCGGCGGGCCGGTGCTGATCAATGCCGGCCGCGGCAAATTGCAGGTCGAGACGGACATCCTCGCAGCGCTCGATGCCGGCGAGCTCAGAGCTGCGGTGCTGGACGTCTTCGAGACCGAGCCGCTGCCGCAGGATTCGCCGCTCTGGAGCCATCCCGCCGTGACGGTGACGCCGCATAATGCCGCCATGTCGGCGCCGGAAGCCGTCGCCGACCAGATCGCGGCGCAGATCAGGCGGCTGGAAGCCGGCGGGGAGCTCGAGAACGTGGTCGATCCGGCGCGGGGTTACTGA
- a CDS encoding C40 family peptidase, with translation MTAILDRRLTPARPDLAARHLDGKVEALAFADPIPMRVVTPSAPLRREPRPDAPLDTEALAGEAVRVYEQHEGWAWGQLVGDSYVGYLPEDCLAGDAPVPTHRVSALRTFVYPGPSIKLPPLEALSIGAALAVIGESGDFFTTGHGGYIFKQHLCPRDQHEPDFVAVAERFLHVPYFWGGKTSLGLDCSALVQLSLAAAGVAAPRDSDMQEQGLGEAVAVDDGLAGLRRGDLVFWKGHVGIMTDPDTLLHATAFTMSVISEPLRPARDRILARNGGPITAIKRVAPQ, from the coding sequence ATGACCGCGATTCTCGACCGCCGCCTCACCCCCGCCCGCCCGGACCTCGCCGCCCGTCATCTCGACGGCAAGGTCGAGGCGCTCGCTTTCGCGGATCCGATCCCGATGCGGGTGGTGACGCCGTCAGCGCCGCTGCGGCGCGAGCCGCGGCCGGATGCTCCCCTCGACACCGAGGCGCTCGCCGGCGAGGCCGTCCGGGTCTACGAGCAGCATGAGGGCTGGGCCTGGGGCCAGCTCGTCGGCGATTCCTATGTCGGCTATCTGCCGGAGGACTGCCTGGCCGGCGACGCGCCGGTTCCGACGCATCGCGTCAGTGCGCTGCGGACCTTCGTCTACCCCGGTCCCTCGATCAAATTGCCGCCGCTGGAGGCGCTGTCCATCGGTGCGGCACTGGCGGTCATCGGCGAGAGCGGCGACTTCTTCACGACCGGGCATGGCGGCTATATCTTCAAGCAGCATCTTTGTCCGCGCGATCAGCACGAGCCCGATTTCGTCGCGGTCGCCGAGCGCTTCCTGCACGTCCCCTATTTCTGGGGTGGCAAGACCAGCCTCGGCCTCGACTGCTCGGCGCTGGTCCAGCTCTCGCTGGCTGCGGCTGGCGTGGCGGCGCCGCGCGATTCGGACATGCAGGAACAGGGGCTCGGAGAAGCTGTCGCCGTTGATGACGGCCTCGCTGGCCTGCGCCGCGGCGACCTCGTCTTCTGGAAAGGCCATGTCGGCATCATGACCGACCCGGACACGCTGCTGCACGCCACCGCCTTCACCATGAGCGTGATCAGCGAGCCCCTGCGCCCGGCGCGCGATCGCATCCTCGCCCGCAATGGCGGGCCGATTACCGCGATCAAGCGCGTGGCGCCTCAGTAA